TGGTCGTTTGTTTACTTTATATTATATCTATTTGCATCAAGTTATTTTTTAATATGGTTGAGAAATAATCCTCTTAATGAAGAAAATAAATACATCCAGCTATTTTCCAGAATAAACAGAAACCTTGGAAAGCCTTCTACTATTTTTTCTGCTTTCTTCCTTTGGGGGGCAATAAAACAATTCGGCCTCAATAGCAATGAAACAATTGCTCTTTTTTGGTATTGGTTCGCTTTCATGCTCTTTAATGCACCGAGTATTGCAAAAATCATTGAATCTTTTTTTGATAATAAAATAGTCCAGATCAATGAATCCTCCATAGGGAGTATATTTGGAGTTCAATCCAAAAAAATGTTTCTAACAAAGCTTTTCGAACAAAGAAAAAGCATCTCAAAATTTGATATAGTTCATTTTCGTTACTCAATGCAAGATAGTAACGACCTTCTTGTACGTGGGATTGTTTTCGATACTTATTTACTGAATGAAGCAAAATGGGCAAAAATACTGCAGTTAGATATAGTAAAGGATACAAACGAAAATCTGGCAAAAAATATTGTTCATTTAGTTAGCCCAGATGAGAAAGAAAGAATTGCTGAAGAGCTTTCAGTTAATAGATTTATTGGAATTATCACGGAAGGATCTGGAATAGGGAAAATAAAGTTTGAGTATTCCAAAAAGCAAGACAATTTACAAGAAGGCGATTTAATAGAACTCACTGTTGCGAATCGCAGACTCTTTTACCAAGTCATTAACGGTTTTACCACGATTATGTCCCGAATTTAGTTAGAGTTTGAAAAGGCGGAACCCTGGCCCAAAATGGGCCAAACACCACATTCCCTTACGGAGGGTTCCATATGAAGAAGAACGAACGGGCAGAAACCAGTCAAACACAAAGCCTTACGGCCGAAGGTTTTCGGGATTATATTCGAACCAGCCTCGATGCTCGAGTGCGCGAATTTGCACTCGGTTACGTAGGAGCTTTGATTCTCGAAGAAATCGAAACGTTATGCGGCAAGACAGGGGAGCATAAGAGAGGCCGTGGATTTGCTCATCGAGGCGGCAGCCAGCGAGGTTCCATTGTGCTCGATGGAGAAAGGGTGGCCATCCAGAGGCCCAGAGCTCGACGTAACGGCAAGGAGGTGAAGCTGGAGCGATATGAGATCCTTCAGGATCGCTCTGATCTTCGCGAGCATGTTGAGCGCCTGATGCTGGCGGGCATCAGCACCCGGAACTATGAAAAGACGCTGAGAAAGACAGAAGCCTCTCTCGGCCTTTCGCGGAGTGCGGTTTCGCGGGAGTTTGTGAAGTCCAGCCGTGAGTCGCTCAATCATTTGAATTCACGCAGGTTTCCTGATCAGACATTCTGGTGTATTGTTCTTGATGGCATCGTATTCGGCGGCTCTGTCGTAATCGTTGCTCTCGGGGTCGATACGGCCGGAAACAAGCATTTTCTGGGCATTTCTGAGGGGTCTACAGAGAATGCTGATAGCGCACTCAGTGTCCTTCAATCAATCGAGAGCCGTGATATCCGCTTCACAGATCGTGTGCTTGTCGTCATGGATGGATCAAAGGCTCTCGAAAAAGCGGCCAGAGAATTCTTCGGTAGCAGAGCTGAAATTCAACTCTGCTACCTTCATAAACAGAGGAATGTCCTTGCAAAACTCCCACGGAAGTATCATGCAGAATTCTGCAAGAGATACAAGCAGGCATTCAGTGCGAACAGTTACGAAGATGTCGCAAGCGAAATGCGGTCCGTGCTATCATGGCTCGAATCCATCAGCTACAGCGCCTCTCAGAGCCTTCAGGAGGGCTTTGAAGCATTGTTAACGCTGCATCGCATCAACATGCCGCCGAAGTTGAGAACATCCTTCTACACAACCAATCTGATCGATTCGGCATTCTCGAATCCCAGGTCTCAGCTCAACCGGGTTAAACGATCAAGGCCTCAGACAGACCAGGTGCTCCGATGGGTCGGCAGTCTCCTGCTATCACAGGAGGAACAATTCCGTAAGGTGCGGGCCTACACTCATATCCATGAGTTCTTAAACACCTTCCTGGATAAAAAGATTGACGAGCGGATCTCGGCATAGGATGCATTCAGTGGGTCCCGCCTCAAAGTCTAACTATCACTGGGACATAGTCTTTTACCACAATCGAAAGATTGGAAGAGCGAAATGAATCTGGTTTCATAGAGGGCGAAGCTATTCAATTGGGGGAATGGATTAACAGCGAATTACATTTTCAAAAATTCGGTTGGGTGCCTCCAGTAAATACACCTATTTTTTTTGCTGATACAACTAATATTCAAATTCCTCGGTTTAGACATCCCAAAGTACAATTAGGAAAAATACCGAATACAACACTTCCATCGATAATGGATTTAAATTTAGCAATAAGCCATCACTTAGCCATTCTTGGAATAACAGGATCCGGAAAGTCTTTTATAGCAAAAGAAATTATCCAAGGCTTAAAATCGACAACGAAAGTCATTATTGTGGACTTTACTAGCGAGTGGAAAAAGAAATTTTCCGCTTCCGACAATATAACTTTAAATTTGGACCAAAATACAATTTCTCGATTTTTGAATAGCGATAACCAAATTGGTATCGTAGAGTTGCCTTCTCTGAGTAATACAGTCGATGTATTAGAATCTACTGAGAAGGTGCTTGAGAAAATTTTCAATTTCGCCAAAACACGATACGATGAGGAAAATCCAACTAAAATCTGTCTCGTATTGGAAGAAGCTCATACAATAACGCCTGAGTCATCGTTTCTAAGCGATCTTGGTCAATTTGGTAGTGCCAAGGCCATAGTTAACAAAATGGGTCAAGTAGCCCTCCAAGGAAGAAAATATGGTGTCGGTTTAATAGTAATTGCTCAAAGGACAGCCAATGTATCAAAAACTGTTTTAACCCAGTGCAATTCGATTATTTGCTTTCAAGCATTTGATGAAACCAGTTTCAATTTTTTGGGAAATTATGTTGGGAAAGAATTTGTTCAAGCACTTCCCAATTTAAAACAATATCATGCAATCGTTACGGGAAAAGCCTTTAAATCGAGTTTACCAATGATTGTAGATTTAAGCAAATAACTAACAAACAAAGAGCAACGACGCATAACTTCTGATTTATTGCTGCGTCCTCCCGTTCGGTCGTCCTTGGTCTTCGCCGGGTATGCTCCCATTCGGTCGCCCGGCTTCAGACACATTGGCCTGACGGCCAACGTCAATAAATCGTTTTCGTTAGACGCCATGCCACTGGGGGCAACCAAGGGTAAACGACTATGAACGAATGGACAATTGAAATCGAAGGTCCTCCCCTGACTAAATTAGAAGAATCTATCAGGCAGGGAGCAATTCGCGCTGATGGCCGCCGTCTCCTTACTGAGGAAACAGTGGGCAATATTGGCGGACTGAGGGTTCAAGTATTTTCCAGAGAGCATCCACCGCCACACTTTCGCGTCATTCACCAAGGGATAAGCAACAATTTCACTATTAAAGATTGCCAGCCATTGAATGGTGAGGCACTGAAGAGATTCTTTCGCAACATCCGCGAGTGGCATGCGGAACACAAACCAGGCTTGATTGAAGCATGGAATCGAAACCGACCTGCCGACTGCCCGGTTGGTAGGTATACAGACGATTGAATGAAATTCCACACTGGAGAAAAATGTGAAACAGATATGGGAGCAGAAATATTCTCACGGCGGAAAAGCTTTCCGACTGGCTATAGTTGCATCCGGCGCAAACCTCCGCGTCCAGGCTTCTAATATGGATGGGCGACCTGCACTATTCAGATTTGTGGATGAAGCGGGAAAGGAAAAAAGCATGGAAGTCTGCGCTTATCTCGATTGGATAATGCAAGAAGAGTTGGTTTTTGACGGCCGTGATCCAAAGCATTGGCTGTCTGTTTTAGTGAACAAGGTTAGGGAAATGATTGAACTTGCAATAGACAACAATCGCTCGGTGAACCTTTGAACTACCGTGGCACGGCGTCTAACTGTAAACCGGCACCGATAGTGACCCACCCCCGGCAATTATCGTGACCCGGGGGCGGCACATTTTGTGACCCCCCCCGGCAAAAATGATGACACACCTTCCGGCGAGTCTTGTGCTCCACTCATTTGCTACGTTAGCAGCTTTGCAATGGGAGGATCACATCGGCGGGGCGGAGATCAGCATACCGGCATTGGAAGCCGGCGGGCGGATCGAGGTAGCTGGGGCTGGAGCGGGAGACTTGTGGCGGTCAGGGAGGCTGGAGTCTTGTCGCGGCCAGGGAGTCAGGGGGGTGACGGGAGGCGGCGCCGAGATTTTTTATTGACAGAGCGGTGCGACCGAGAAGAATCGTGCGGGGGGATCATGGCCATTTGCTCGGAAGCGACGGCCGTTAACCGGCACTCGAAATAACTCTCCTCTCCCCATTTCGCGCTAAGAATTTTTTGTTCCCCTTACTCCCCTCCGCGCCCGCTGTGCCCTCTGTGGTTATCCTCTTGCTTTCGCCCGCCCCGATAAACTGTAAACCGGCACCGATACTGACCCTCCCCCGGCAATTATCGTGACCCGGTGGCGGCACATTTTGTGACCCACCTCGGCAAAAATGATGCCCCACCTTCCGGCAGGTTTTGTGATCCGCTCATTTGCTACGTTGGCAGTCCTTCAATGCGAGGATCATATCGGTGGGGCGGAGATTAGCGAGCCAGCATTGGAAGCCGGCGGGCGGATCGAGGCGGCTGGGGATGGATGAAGCGGGAGGCTTGTCGCGGCCAGGGAGGCTGGAGTCCTGTCGCGGCCAGGGAGTCAGGGGGGTGACGGGAGTCGGCCCGAGATTCTTTATTGACAGAGCGGTCCGATCGGAAAGAATCGGGCGGGGGGGATTCTTGATTATACATGAATTAGCCAGAATGAGAACACAGATAGTCGATAGAATCACTATAACACTATCAATAAGCCTCTGGCTGATTGCTGCATGCATGGAAGAAAAAGATGGAGAGAGGCAAATGGGCAATGATCTATCTCAGATACACATCACTGAGTCATGGAAGGTTCTGAATCTTCAGACTGGTACAACAAACGCAATAGTGCGAATAAACGAAGGCCTTAGCTCTATCAAGGGGCATCCATCACTCTCGAATCGTATCGGCATAGCGATGCCATTACCTCCAGAAATCAGCATGGATGATCTGAATTCGATCGAAGACTTCTTGTTTGATTCATCGGAGGCCTCAAACAACAGATTTATCATTGCCGTAATCATCACGGCGCCAGAATTTCGAGAATTTGTCCTCTATTTGAACGATCCCTCAGATGCTATAAAGGTCATTGAGAATATGAAGAGGAAATATCCAAAATGGCAATTTCAATATTATGTAAAATCCGATCCCAATTGGGAAGGCTATTCTGAATTTCTGCGATAGCTGTGGCTAAAGCGATTAACTCAACGATTGCCCCCTCCGCTCGAACCAGAGTTGTCCGGCCATGCAGGCAGTCACAACGGAATACTCTCCGGTCCCAAAAAGATATGGCAACATACTACATTGAACAATTCGCAGATGAGACATGGGCAAGCGTTAGCAAGTCCCTTGCCCGTTGGATCACTGAGCACGGCGCATCTACCAGCATAGGGTGGAGCGAGGGCGATAGTTTGACACTCGAACCCGCTCTTCACTTCTGTTGCCTGAACATCCCGGACCACCTGGGCGATAAAAGCGATCTTGTATTTGGTTGGGCACAATCTACAAATCGTATTTGGGGCATTGAAAGAAATGGCCGGATTACTTTCTCACATGATCCGGAGCTTGTGGTCGAATTACCAGAACCGGAAGACGTAAAAATCCCGAGATGGTTGACCTGATTTCCCCTCCGCGTCCGCTGTGTCCTCTGTGGTTATCCTCTTGCTTTCGCTCGCCCCGATAAACTGTAAACCGGCACCGATACCGACCCACCCCGGCAAAAATGATGACACATCTTCCGCCGGGCTTTTTGATCTACTCATTTGCTACGTTAGCAGCTCTTCCATGCGAGGATCACATCCGTGAGATGAAAAATAGCGAGCCGGCATTGGAAGCCGGCGCGCGGATCGAGGCGGCTGGGGCTGGGCCGGAGACTTGTGGCAGTGAGGGAGGCTGGAGTCTTGTCGCGGCCAGGGAGTCAGGGGGTGGCGGGAGACGGGCCGAGATTTTTTATTGACAGAGCAGTGTGATCGGGAAGAATCGTGCGGGGGATTCTTGACTATTCGCCCGGAAGCAACGGCCGTTAACCGGCACTCGAAATAACTCTCCTCTCCCCTTTCGCACTAAGAATTTTTCTCCTCCTTCCTCCCCTCCGCGCCCGCTGTGCCCTCTGTGCCCTCTGTGGTTATCCTCTTGATTTCGTCCGCCCCTCCAGGAGAAACCACACATACAGAGCGACAGCCCATATCACGATGCAATCACTCGTCCCATCTTATTGAAGATGTATCCATGAAACGGGAGGACGGCATACCAGTACGCTCTTCCAGAAAGCCCGAGAGGGCGAAATGTAGCCGTTTGATGCAGACCCCCTTCTGCATCTATCCGGAACTCAATCCATGCCTCGCCCGGGAGTTTCATTTCAGCATACAGCAGGAGCCGCCCCTCGTTTCGATCCGCATAAAGGACTCTCCAGAAATCGAGAGCATCTCCCGGCTCCAGACGGTTCGGATGCGTTCTTCCTCTACGAAGACCTGGACCACCGAATGCCTTGTCGATCAAACCGCGAAGTGACCAGAGCAGAGGGGCCGCATACCAGCCTCTCTCTCCTCCGATCGACCAGATTTTCTCAAGGGATCGTTCTCTATTCTGAGTTTGAAAGGTTCGTCTGTCCTGAAAGCAGCCATGAGTCGGAATCTGTACATGATCGATTATACGAAGAGGAACCCTTCCCGGCGCCGTGACCATGGAATCCTTCCAGCTCGATACGACATCGTTCTGTTCAATTCGCTGAAAGGCGATTCGAATGGCCTCATCAAAACTGAGAAGCTCGATATCGAGATCTTCAGCCAGAGAGTTGGGGCGAGCAATGACTTCAACCTTCATACTGTTTACAAGGTTAACAGCAAGACTGTAAGAGGTGGCCGTTACAAAATAAAGCCAGTAAGAGGAGAGTCTGGGCGTCATAATGGGGATCGTGATGATCACCCTTCGCAGGCCTCTTATCTTCGCAAAAGAGAGTAGCATCTCTTTATATGTCATGGACTCTTTTCCAGCGATGTCAAAGCTCTTACCGAAAGCAGGTTCAAACATCAGAACACCCGAAAGAAACTGCAGCACATTTCGAATCGCGATCGGCTGAGATTTTGTATTGAGCCAGCGAGGAGTCACCATAACGGGGAGTTTTTCTACAAGATCCCGCATGATTTCGAAGGAGGCACTTCCCGATCCCAGGATGATCCCTGCGCGAAGAGTGGTCAGCGCATATTTCCCTGTAGAGAGAATCTCTTCTGTCCGCTTGCGAGAAGCGAGATGTTTGGATAACGAGGTATCGTTTACGATTCCAGAAAGATAGATTACCTGGCGGACAGAGGTTCTGTTGATGGCTGCCAAAAAATTCCGGGCCTGTCTCTCTTCGAGAAGAGAGAAGTCGCCGCGAGTGTCGCTCATAGAGTGCATCAAATAGTAGGCCGCATCGATATTCTGAGGGATGGACTCTGGCGGGCTTTCTGCGAGAAAATCGGCTTCGATCACCTCAAGAGCAGGATGAACCTCTCGAAACCGATTCTTATCCCGAACCACTGCAGTTACAGTATGCCCCTGCTCGAGCAGTATGGGAAGGAGCCTGCGGCCAATGTAGCCTGTGGCGCCTGTGAGAAGTATATGCATCGATAGATCTCCCTGAATGCCCTGACTGTATTC
This region of Leptonema illini DSM 21528 genomic DNA includes:
- a CDS encoding IS256-like element ISLil1 family transposase, whose translation is MKKNERAETSQTQSLTAEGFRDYIRTSLDARVREFALGYVGALILEEIETLCGKTGEHKRGRGFAHRGGSQRGSIVLDGERVAIQRPRARRNGKEVKLERYEILQDRSDLREHVERLMLAGISTRNYEKTLRKTEASLGLSRSAVSREFVKSSRESLNHLNSRRFPDQTFWCIVLDGIVFGGSVVIVALGVDTAGNKHFLGISEGSTENADSALSVLQSIESRDIRFTDRVLVVMDGSKALEKAAREFFGSRAEIQLCYLHKQRNVLAKLPRKYHAEFCKRYKQAFSANSYEDVASEMRSVLSWLESISYSASQSLQEGFEALLTLHRINMPPKLRTSFYTTNLIDSAFSNPRSQLNRVKRSRPQTDQVLRWVGSLLLSQEEQFRKVRAYTHIHEFLNTFLDKKIDERISA
- a CDS encoding ATP-binding protein, which codes for MEERNESGFIEGEAIQLGEWINSELHFQKFGWVPPVNTPIFFADTTNIQIPRFRHPKVQLGKIPNTTLPSIMDLNLAISHHLAILGITGSGKSFIAKEIIQGLKSTTKVIIVDFTSEWKKKFSASDNITLNLDQNTISRFLNSDNQIGIVELPSLSNTVDVLESTEKVLEKIFNFAKTRYDEENPTKICLVLEEAHTITPESSFLSDLGQFGSAKAIVNKMGQVALQGRKYGVGLIVIAQRTANVSKTVLTQCNSIICFQAFDETSFNFLGNYVGKEFVQALPNLKQYHAIVTGKAFKSSLPMIVDLSK
- a CDS encoding DUF4160 domain-containing protein: MNEWTIEIEGPPLTKLEESIRQGAIRADGRRLLTEETVGNIGGLRVQVFSREHPPPHFRVIHQGISNNFTIKDCQPLNGEALKRFFRNIREWHAEHKPGLIEAWNRNRPADCPVGRYTDD
- a CDS encoding DUF695 domain-containing protein; the encoded protein is MDEAGGLSRPGRLESCRGQGVRGVTGVGPRFFIDRAVRSERIGRGGFLIIHELARMRTQIVDRITITLSISLWLIAACMEEKDGERQMGNDLSQIHITESWKVLNLQTGTTNAIVRINEGLSSIKGHPSLSNRIGIAMPLPPEISMDDLNSIEDFLFDSSEASNNRFIIAVIITAPEFREFVLYLNDPSDAIKVIENMKRKYPKWQFQYYVKSDPNWEGYSEFLR
- a CDS encoding SDR family oxidoreductase, with the protein product MHILLTGATGYIGRRLLPILLEQGHTVTAVVRDKNRFREVHPALEVIEADFLAESPPESIPQNIDAAYYLMHSMSDTRGDFSLLEERQARNFLAAINRTSVRQVIYLSGIVNDTSLSKHLASRKRTEEILSTGKYALTTLRAGIILGSGSASFEIMRDLVEKLPVMVTPRWLNTKSQPIAIRNVLQFLSGVLMFEPAFGKSFDIAGKESMTYKEMLLSFAKIRGLRRVIITIPIMTPRLSSYWLYFVTATSYSLAVNLVNSMKVEVIARPNSLAEDLDIELLSFDEAIRIAFQRIEQNDVVSSWKDSMVTAPGRVPLRIIDHVQIPTHGCFQDRRTFQTQNRERSLEKIWSIGGERGWYAAPLLWSLRGLIDKAFGGPGLRRGRTHPNRLEPGDALDFWRVLYADRNEGRLLLYAEMKLPGEAWIEFRIDAEGGLHQTATFRPLGLSGRAYWYAVLPFHGYIFNKMGRVIAS